A stretch of Mycobacterium sp. ITM-2016-00316 DNA encodes these proteins:
- a CDS encoding cation transporter: MAVATESTVLAAERRSLRTYMFTMLGLAVLGFAVYAITRVSATQLDGVISLINAAAAFIAARLAVTASQPADADNPYGRLALENLYALFRSLMILGVVLVGLVINGIKVVDYLITGEGSEPEFGLAAVYTAVCVLVCLALKWNHERNNRSVGGASALLRVEATAAKMEAIISGGICASLVLVSVIPDGTVITSPDFDIKDIADSIIVIVLCLLLVGEPIRQIRLEFARLSGQRADPALDAAVQNAIAAVNAEHADELDHRLVLVDALAISRGKTSEIDLRVSYTGTMSVAEQDTLRAHTYAELRDRIGPLRLTLVFSDLPIHATPCL; the protein is encoded by the coding sequence ATGGCGGTGGCGACGGAGTCGACGGTGCTTGCAGCCGAGCGTCGCAGCCTACGGACGTACATGTTCACGATGCTCGGCCTGGCGGTACTCGGCTTCGCCGTCTACGCGATCACGCGGGTGTCGGCCACTCAGCTCGATGGCGTGATATCGCTGATCAATGCGGCAGCTGCCTTTATCGCGGCCCGCCTGGCGGTGACTGCGTCGCAGCCCGCCGACGCGGACAACCCATACGGCCGTCTGGCATTGGAGAACCTCTACGCCCTGTTTCGTTCGCTGATGATCCTCGGAGTGGTGCTCGTCGGTCTGGTGATCAATGGGATCAAGGTGGTGGACTATCTCATCACCGGAGAGGGCAGCGAACCGGAGTTCGGGTTGGCTGCGGTGTACACCGCGGTATGCGTGCTGGTCTGCCTGGCTCTCAAGTGGAATCACGAGCGCAACAACCGTTCGGTCGGTGGGGCGTCGGCGCTCCTGCGGGTCGAAGCCACCGCGGCAAAAATGGAAGCCATCATCAGCGGCGGGATCTGCGCGTCGCTGGTTCTGGTGTCGGTGATCCCGGACGGCACCGTCATCACCTCGCCGGACTTCGATATCAAGGACATCGCTGACAGCATCATCGTGATCGTGCTTTGTCTGCTGCTCGTCGGTGAACCCATCCGCCAGATCCGCCTGGAGTTCGCACGGCTGTCCGGGCAGCGCGCCGACCCGGCCCTCGACGCCGCCGTCCAGAACGCGATCGCCGCCGTGAATGCCGAGCACGCCGACGAACTGGACCACCGGCTCGTCCTGGTCGACGCATTGGCGATCAGTCGAGGCAAGACATCCGAGATCGATCTGCGGGTCTCCTACACCGGCACGATGTCCGTCGCGGAACAGGACACCCTGCGGGCGCACACCTACGCCGAACTCCGCGATCGGATAGGACCTCTGCGACTCACGCTGGTGTTCAGCGATCTGCCCATACACGCGACACCTTGCCTGTGA
- a CDS encoding NAD(P)/FAD-dependent oxidoreductase gives MNNQRTNVVVIGGGYAGVIAANHLRQNPDVAVTLINPRAEFVERIRLHQLVTGSDDAVVDYAEILGADVRLLVGTAERIDAAARTVTVAGDTVGYDYLIYAVGSTGAALNVPGATEFAYPISEFEHGAPLRDAIAGIRAGEPVTVVGAGPTGIEMAAELAEAGHAVTLVCGGVLGPYLHAKGRTSVAKVMRTLDVTVVEGPAATVTEVRDGSVLLADGRELRSAVTIWTAGFGVPDLAARSGLATDALGRLLTDETLTSVDNPYIVAAGDASAPSDLPLRMSCQAAIPLGAQAANTVLSRIAGTEPAVINQAFTGQCISLGRGAATIQLAHLDDRVMPLYLGGRVAATVKEAVCKGTVSFLAKEARKPGSYFWLKGGKRAQRVADAKAAAVR, from the coding sequence ATGAACAACCAGCGCACCAACGTCGTCGTCATCGGTGGCGGGTATGCGGGCGTCATCGCGGCCAACCACCTGCGCCAGAACCCCGATGTCGCCGTCACCCTGATCAATCCGCGAGCCGAATTCGTGGAGCGGATCCGGCTGCACCAGTTGGTCACCGGCTCCGATGACGCCGTGGTGGACTACGCCGAGATCCTGGGCGCCGACGTCCGGCTGCTCGTCGGCACCGCCGAGCGCATCGACGCCGCCGCCCGCACCGTCACCGTCGCCGGCGACACGGTCGGCTACGACTACCTCATCTACGCCGTCGGCAGCACCGGCGCTGCACTGAACGTGCCCGGCGCCACCGAATTCGCTTATCCGATATCGGAATTCGAGCACGGGGCGCCGCTGCGCGACGCCATCGCGGGGATCCGTGCCGGTGAGCCGGTGACCGTGGTGGGCGCCGGACCGACCGGCATCGAGATGGCCGCCGAGCTCGCCGAAGCAGGGCATGCCGTGACGCTGGTGTGCGGTGGGGTGCTCGGCCCGTACCTGCATGCCAAGGGCCGCACCTCGGTGGCCAAGGTGATGCGCACACTCGACGTCACCGTCGTCGAGGGGCCTGCGGCCACGGTGACCGAGGTCCGCGACGGCTCGGTGCTGCTGGCCGACGGGCGCGAACTGCGCAGTGCCGTGACGATCTGGACGGCGGGGTTCGGGGTGCCGGATCTGGCGGCCCGCAGCGGGCTGGCCACCGACGCCCTGGGACGGCTGCTGACCGACGAGACCCTGACCAGTGTCGACAACCCCTACATCGTGGCGGCCGGTGACGCTTCCGCACCGTCGGATCTGCCGCTGCGGATGAGCTGCCAGGCGGCGATCCCGCTCGGCGCCCAGGCCGCCAACACGGTGCTGAGCCGCATCGCGGGCACCGAGCCCGCGGTGATCAACCAGGCCTTCACCGGCCAGTGCATCAGCCTGGGCCGCGGCGCCGCCACCATTCAGCTCGCCCATCTCGACGACCGGGTGATGCCGCTGTACCTGGGCGGGCGGGTCGCGGCGACGGTCAAGGAGGCGGTCTGCAAGGGCACGGTGTCCTTCCTGGCCAAGGAGGCCCGCAAGCCGGGCTCGTACTTCTGGCTCAAGGGCGGCAAGCGGGCGCAGCGGGTGGCCGACGCGAAGGCCGCCGCCGTCCGATGA
- a CDS encoding DUF5642 family protein yields the protein MRGYAICLGAVLAVTGCEASPPPTSAPSSAGQASGTVNPAAVARVRSELPPGYEVGNLADHAAPASFWGLKPNWTADPAPCGVLADPGAGAPVRGWSASGPGGIVYALVAGPGATGAPPDGCAAWTLTGGRTTAAVNALEPPVIADTPTVAMSTVATTVVEGGTETRSHADTVSAYLDSGYVASVTVVTDPGSALPVLGPDVAAQLLTQTVSAVRGAGR from the coding sequence ATGCGTGGCTACGCGATCTGTCTGGGGGCCGTGCTCGCCGTCACCGGATGCGAAGCGTCCCCGCCACCCACGTCCGCGCCGTCATCGGCCGGCCAGGCTTCCGGCACGGTGAACCCGGCCGCGGTCGCGCGGGTACGCAGCGAGCTGCCACCCGGCTATGAGGTGGGGAATCTCGCGGATCATGCTGCGCCGGCGTCGTTCTGGGGGCTGAAACCGAATTGGACGGCCGATCCCGCGCCGTGTGGGGTGCTGGCCGATCCGGGTGCCGGAGCTCCGGTTCGGGGCTGGTCGGCGTCGGGGCCGGGCGGAATCGTCTACGCCCTCGTCGCGGGTCCGGGGGCCACCGGTGCACCGCCGGACGGCTGCGCGGCCTGGACGCTGACCGGTGGGCGCACGACCGCGGCGGTGAATGCGCTCGAACCGCCCGTCATCGCCGACACGCCGACGGTCGCCATGAGCACGGTGGCCACCACCGTCGTCGAAGGGGGCACCGAGACGCGCTCGCACGCCGATACCGTCAGCGCCTACCTGGACTCGGGTTACGTCGCATCCGTGACGGTGGTGACCGACCCCGGTTCGGCCCTGCCGGTGCTCGGACCCGATGTCGCCGCGCAATTGCTGACGCAGACGGTCAGCGCCGTCCGCGGCGCAGGGCGGTAG
- the rsmI gene encoding 16S rRNA (cytidine(1402)-2'-O)-methyltransferase, producing MEHGRLLLGATPLGRPDDASARLVEALASADVIAAEDTRRARTLAAALEVTPAGRILSLFDQNEATRVPMLLEQIAAGATVLLISDAGMPLINDPGYRLVTACVAAGLTVSCLPGPSAVTTALAVSGLAADRFCFEGFAPRKQGARRTWLGELAGERRTCVFFESPRRLADTLRDAVDVLGPDRRAVVCRELTKTHEEVKRGTLGELADWAADGVLGEITVVLAGAVPQTDLQTLVDEVAALIEDGVRVKDACAQVVAANPGATSKRELYDVILKSRE from the coding sequence GTGGAACACGGCCGACTGCTCCTGGGTGCCACCCCGTTGGGCCGGCCCGACGACGCCTCGGCCCGCCTTGTCGAGGCGCTGGCGTCCGCCGACGTGATCGCCGCCGAGGACACCCGGCGGGCCCGCACGTTGGCCGCCGCGCTTGAGGTGACGCCGGCCGGACGGATCCTGAGCCTGTTCGACCAGAACGAGGCCACCCGGGTGCCGATGCTGCTCGAGCAGATCGCCGCGGGCGCCACCGTGCTGTTGATCAGTGACGCGGGCATGCCGCTGATCAACGATCCGGGCTACCGGTTGGTGACGGCGTGTGTGGCGGCGGGCCTGACGGTGAGCTGCCTGCCCGGCCCGTCGGCGGTCACGACGGCGTTGGCGGTGTCCGGGCTGGCCGCCGACCGGTTCTGCTTCGAGGGGTTCGCGCCGCGCAAGCAGGGCGCGCGCCGGACCTGGCTCGGGGAGCTCGCCGGCGAGCGGCGCACCTGTGTGTTCTTCGAGTCGCCGCGCCGGCTGGCCGACACGCTGCGCGACGCCGTCGACGTGCTCGGCCCGGACCGGCGGGCCGTGGTGTGCCGGGAGCTGACCAAGACGCACGAGGAGGTCAAACGCGGCACCCTCGGCGAGCTTGCGGATTGGGCCGCAGACGGGGTCCTCGGGGAGATCACCGTGGTGCTGGCCGGGGCCGTCCCGCAGACCGACCTGCAGACCCTGGTCGACGAGGTGGCTGCGCTCATCGAGGACGGAGTCCGGGTCAAGGACGCGTGCGCGCAGGTGGTCGCGGCGAATCCGGGTGCGACATCCAAGCGGGAGCTCTACGATGTGATCTTGAAGTCACGGGAGTAG
- a CDS encoding dolichyl-phosphate-mannose--protein mannosyltransferase — protein MTAPDTVLPERAAPVISPGPLVPVPDFGPVDRLQGWVMTAIIGALAALTRFLNLGSPTDAGTPIFDEKHYAPQAWQMLGNGGLEDNPGYGLVVHPPLSKALMAFGEWIFGYNGLGWRFSGAVCGVIIVILVARIVRRISRSTLVGALAGLLIIADGVSFVSARTALLDVYLVVFVVAAFGALIVDRDQVRLRMHVALMEGRIGDTPWGPRLGVRWWRFGAGVLLGLACATKWSGLYFIAFFGVMTLAFDVAARRQYRAPRPWLGTLRRDTVPAVYALGAIPLLVYLASYARWFASETGVYRHEVGRTIGEGGLLPDAIRSLWYYTSSVYKFHSGLTNAAGNHHPWESKPWTWPMSLRPVLYAIDQQNVPGCGAESCVKAVMLVGTPTMWFIAVPVLMFAVWRTFVRRDWRYAAVLVGYSAGFLPWFLDIDRQMYFFYATTMAPFLAMLIALILGEILYQPRQNAERRTLGLIAVSCYVALVITNFAWLYPILTGLPISQTTWHMQIWLPSWR, from the coding sequence ATGACCGCTCCCGACACCGTGCTTCCGGAGCGCGCCGCACCCGTGATCAGCCCGGGCCCGCTTGTGCCGGTGCCGGACTTCGGGCCCGTCGACCGGCTGCAGGGCTGGGTGATGACGGCCATCATCGGGGCGCTGGCCGCGCTGACCCGGTTCCTGAACCTCGGGTCGCCGACCGACGCGGGCACCCCGATCTTCGACGAGAAGCATTACGCGCCGCAGGCCTGGCAGATGCTGGGCAACGGCGGCCTGGAGGACAACCCCGGCTATGGGCTGGTGGTGCATCCGCCGTTGTCCAAGGCGCTGATGGCCTTCGGCGAGTGGATCTTCGGCTACAACGGGCTGGGCTGGCGGTTCTCCGGCGCGGTGTGCGGCGTCATCATCGTGATCCTGGTGGCGCGGATCGTGCGGCGGATCAGCCGCTCGACACTGGTCGGTGCGCTCGCCGGGCTGTTGATCATCGCCGACGGTGTCAGCTTCGTCTCGGCGCGCACCGCGCTGCTGGACGTCTACCTGGTGGTGTTCGTGGTGGCGGCCTTCGGCGCGCTGATCGTGGATCGCGACCAGGTGCGTCTGCGGATGCACGTCGCCCTGATGGAGGGCCGGATCGGCGACACCCCGTGGGGCCCGCGGCTCGGGGTGCGCTGGTGGCGGTTCGGCGCCGGCGTGCTGCTGGGCCTGGCGTGCGCCACCAAATGGTCCGGGCTGTACTTCATCGCGTTCTTCGGCGTGATGACGCTGGCCTTCGACGTCGCGGCGCGCCGCCAGTACCGGGCGCCCCGACCGTGGCTGGGCACGCTGCGCCGCGACACCGTGCCCGCGGTGTACGCGCTGGGCGCGATCCCGCTGTTGGTGTACCTGGCGTCGTATGCGCGCTGGTTCGCCTCCGAGACCGGGGTGTACCGACATGAGGTGGGCCGCACCATCGGCGAAGGCGGTCTGCTACCCGACGCGATCCGCTCGCTCTGGTACTACACGTCCTCGGTCTACAAGTTCCACTCCGGGCTGACCAACGCCGCGGGCAATCACCATCCGTGGGAATCCAAGCCGTGGACGTGGCCGATGTCGCTACGGCCGGTGCTCTACGCCATCGATCAGCAGAACGTGCCGGGCTGTGGTGCGGAATCCTGCGTCAAGGCGGTGATGCTGGTCGGCACCCCGACCATGTGGTTCATCGCGGTGCCGGTGTTGATGTTCGCGGTGTGGCGGACCTTCGTGCGCCGCGACTGGCGTTATGCCGCAGTGTTGGTGGGATATTCGGCCGGCTTCCTGCCCTGGTTCCTCGACATCGACCGGCAGATGTACTTCTTCTATGCCACGACGATGGCGCCGTTCCTGGCGATGCTGATAGCGCTGATACTCGGCGAGATCCTGTATCAGCCCCGGCAGAACGCCGAGCGCAGAACGCTGGGCCTGATCGCCGTGAGTTGCTATGTGGCGCTGGTGATCACCAACTTCGCCTGGCTCTACCCGATTCTCACCGGGCTGCCGATATCGCAGACCACCTGGCATATGCAGATCTGGCTGCCGTCCTGGCGGTAG
- a CDS encoding alpha-ketoglutarate-dependent dioxygenase AlkB, translating to MSLAVQGSLFDHDERRNLGAGAWIDVRAGWLNGWLDGDGSLFDELMEAIPWRAERRQMYERVLDVPRLVSFHDLTDGPAPHPAIARLRRRLNDIYAGELGEPFTSAGLCLYRDGTDSVAWHGDTVGRSSTEDTMVAIVSLGARRTFAMRPRSGGRSLRLPQGHGDLLVMGGSCQRTWEHAVPKTARPTGPRISIQFRPRDVR from the coding sequence GTGTCTCTGGCCGTTCAAGGGTCGCTCTTCGACCACGACGAACGTCGAAACCTGGGCGCCGGTGCCTGGATCGACGTGCGCGCCGGCTGGCTGAACGGCTGGCTGGACGGTGACGGCTCCCTGTTCGACGAACTGATGGAGGCCATTCCGTGGCGTGCCGAGCGCCGTCAGATGTACGAGCGGGTGCTCGATGTGCCCCGTCTGGTCAGCTTCCACGATCTCACCGACGGTCCCGCCCCGCACCCGGCCATCGCGCGGTTGCGCAGGCGACTCAACGACATCTACGCGGGCGAACTCGGCGAACCGTTCACCAGTGCCGGACTGTGCCTGTACCGCGACGGCACCGACAGCGTCGCGTGGCATGGCGACACCGTGGGGCGCAGCAGCACCGAGGACACCATGGTGGCGATCGTGAGCCTGGGAGCGCGAAGGACCTTCGCGATGCGTCCGCGCTCCGGGGGCCGCTCGTTGCGGCTACCGCAGGGTCACGGGGATCTGCTGGTGATGGGCGGGTCCTGCCAGCGGACCTGGGAGCACGCGGTCCCGAAGACGGCACGCCCGACGGGCCCGCGGATCAGCATCCAGTTCCGGCCCCGGGATGTGCGTTAG
- a CDS encoding LpqN/LpqT family lipoprotein has translation MNKQTTARGVAAAAAALSLALAGCGSDTKTESASSAEESTSATSSEAAETSTSAAESSAATAPAGENYTIAEYIQDNQITEAQVRRGDEGAPTVNLPAPPGWVDAGPATPEWAYSQIVFTDPSMPPPPPTITAIMSKLTGDVDSAKVLEFAAGELRNLPQFDGPAEGQPDKLGGFDAVQVGGTYVKDGKNLLVAQKTTVIPADDGVFVLQINAEGTEEQMGPLMDATSAIDEETTITP, from the coding sequence ATGAACAAGCAGACGACCGCCCGGGGTGTGGCCGCGGCGGCCGCAGCGCTCAGCCTGGCCCTGGCCGGCTGCGGGTCAGACACCAAGACCGAATCCGCAAGCAGCGCCGAGGAGAGCACCAGCGCCACCTCTTCCGAAGCTGCCGAGACCAGCACCAGCGCCGCGGAATCCAGCGCCGCCACCGCGCCCGCCGGTGAGAACTACACGATCGCCGAGTACATCCAGGACAACCAGATCACCGAGGCTCAGGTGCGGCGCGGCGACGAAGGCGCACCCACCGTGAACCTCCCGGCCCCGCCGGGATGGGTCGATGCCGGACCTGCCACCCCCGAGTGGGCATACAGCCAGATCGTCTTCACCGACCCGTCGATGCCGCCACCGCCGCCCACCATCACCGCGATCATGTCCAAGCTGACCGGCGACGTCGACAGCGCCAAGGTCCTCGAGTTCGCCGCGGGTGAGCTCAGGAACCTGCCCCAGTTCGACGGTCCCGCCGAGGGCCAGCCCGACAAGCTCGGCGGCTTCGACGCCGTCCAGGTCGGCGGCACCTACGTCAAGGACGGTAAGAACCTGCTCGTCGCCCAGAAGACGACGGTCATCCCCGCCGATGATGGCGTGTTCGTGTTGCAGATCAACGCCGAAGGCACCGAGGAGCAGATGGGCCCGCTGATGGATGCCACGTCGGCCATCGACGAGGAAACGACCATCACGCCCTGA
- a CDS encoding shikimate 5-dehydrogenase, whose translation MAARPPLSKDTRLCISLAARPSNIGTRFHNYLYDELGLDFIYKAFTTTDIAAAIGGVRALGIRGCSVSMPFKSDVMALVDEIEPSAQAIESVNTIVNDDGHLRASNTDYLAVQGLIARHALNPDAEVIIRGSGGMANAVAAAFAGAGFGGGIIVARNAEAGRALAERVGYRYAPEVGSLRAPILVNVTPIGMAGAPEETQQAFDDDVIAAAAAVFDVVALPSETPLISAARAAGTTVITGAEVIALQAAEQFERYTGVRPTEHQVAAASAISRA comes from the coding sequence ATGGCTGCCAGGCCGCCCCTGAGCAAGGACACTCGGCTGTGCATCTCGCTGGCCGCCCGCCCAAGCAATATCGGCACCCGGTTTCACAACTATCTGTACGACGAGCTCGGCCTCGACTTCATCTACAAGGCCTTCACCACCACCGATATCGCCGCCGCCATCGGCGGGGTGCGCGCGCTGGGCATCCGCGGCTGCTCGGTGTCGATGCCGTTCAAATCCGATGTGATGGCTCTGGTCGACGAGATCGAGCCCTCGGCACAGGCCATCGAGTCGGTCAACACGATCGTCAACGACGACGGCCATCTACGCGCCTCGAACACCGATTACCTTGCCGTGCAAGGGCTGATCGCCCGGCACGCGCTGAATCCGGACGCCGAGGTCATCATCCGCGGCAGCGGTGGAATGGCCAACGCCGTGGCGGCGGCGTTCGCCGGGGCCGGCTTCGGCGGGGGCATCATCGTGGCCCGTAACGCCGAGGCCGGGCGTGCGCTGGCCGAGCGCGTGGGCTATCGGTACGCACCGGAGGTCGGGTCGCTGCGTGCGCCGATCCTGGTGAACGTCACCCCGATCGGTATGGCCGGGGCGCCCGAGGAAACTCAGCAGGCCTTCGACGACGACGTGATCGCCGCCGCCGCTGCCGTTTTCGATGTGGTGGCGCTACCGTCGGAGACTCCGCTGATCAGCGCCGCGCGCGCGGCGGGCACCACGGTGATCACCGGCGCAGAGGTCATCGCGCTGCAGGCGGCCGAGCAGTTCGAGCGTTACACCGGCGTCCGGCCGACCGAACACCAGGTCGCGGCCGCGTCGGCCATCTCTCGCGCCTAG
- the soxR gene encoding redox-sensitive transcriptional activator SoxR, whose protein sequence is MVEVVEVHELTPGEMSLRSGVAVSALHFYEREGLISCRRTSGNQRRYPRETLRRVAFIRMSQRLGIPLARIREALATLPDDRIPTSKDWARLSAGWRQDLEDRIVHLERLRDNLTGCIGCGCMSLKACQLVNPEDVLADHGPGAVNL, encoded by the coding sequence ATGGTTGAGGTCGTGGAAGTCCACGAACTGACGCCCGGTGAGATGTCCCTGCGCAGCGGAGTGGCGGTCTCCGCACTGCACTTCTACGAACGCGAGGGCCTGATCAGCTGCCGGCGCACCTCGGGCAATCAGCGCCGCTACCCCCGCGAGACGCTGCGCCGGGTCGCGTTCATCCGGATGTCGCAGCGACTCGGCATCCCGCTGGCCCGCATCCGCGAGGCGCTGGCCACCCTGCCCGATGACCGGATTCCGACGAGCAAGGACTGGGCCCGGCTCTCGGCGGGCTGGCGACAGGACCTGGAAGACCGGATCGTGCATCTGGAGCGGCTGCGCGACAACCTGACCGGGTGCATCGGCTGCGGGTGCATGAGCCTGAAGGCGTGTCAGCTGGTCAACCCCGAAGACGTGCTGGCCGATCACGGACCCGGCGCGGTCAACCTCTGA
- a CDS encoding RNA polymerase sigma-70 factor — protein sequence MNEHADRFTALRPLLFTIAYEILGSATESDDVLQESYLRWAEVDLDTVRDTKSYLAQLVTRQSLNALRAQARRREEYVGPWLPEPLLVDTQDAGADVVLAESVSMAMMVVLESLTPDERAVFVLREVFGFGHDEIASAVGKSAGAVRQMAHRAREHVHARRKRFEPVDRATSEQITVQFFATAATGDVSALIELLAPDVVWTADSAGKVSAARRPVHGPDRVARLVIGLLRMAGEEGRVELATYNNAPALKLYLGDSFEGVITIEITEGRISHFYAMRNPEKLTTATIPRAISR from the coding sequence ATGAACGAGCACGCAGACCGGTTCACCGCGCTGCGGCCGCTGCTGTTCACCATCGCCTACGAAATCCTCGGTTCGGCAACCGAATCCGACGATGTCCTGCAGGAAAGTTACCTGCGCTGGGCGGAGGTGGACCTGGACACGGTGCGCGACACCAAGTCCTATCTGGCTCAGCTGGTGACCCGGCAGTCGCTCAACGCGTTGCGCGCCCAGGCCCGCCGCCGCGAGGAGTATGTGGGTCCCTGGTTGCCCGAACCGCTGCTGGTGGACACGCAGGACGCCGGCGCGGATGTGGTGCTCGCCGAGTCCGTGTCCATGGCGATGATGGTGGTGCTGGAATCGCTGACCCCCGACGAACGCGCGGTGTTCGTGCTGCGCGAGGTGTTCGGCTTCGGTCACGACGAAATCGCGTCAGCGGTCGGCAAATCCGCGGGCGCGGTGCGCCAGATGGCGCACCGCGCCCGCGAACACGTACATGCCCGGCGCAAACGTTTCGAGCCCGTCGACCGGGCCACCAGCGAACAGATCACCGTGCAGTTCTTCGCGACCGCCGCCACCGGGGACGTGAGCGCCCTGATCGAACTGCTCGCCCCGGACGTGGTGTGGACGGCCGACAGCGCGGGCAAGGTCAGCGCCGCCCGACGGCCGGTGCACGGCCCCGATCGGGTGGCCCGGCTCGTGATCGGGCTGTTGCGGATGGCCGGCGAGGAGGGCCGCGTCGAGTTGGCCACCTACAACAACGCCCCAGCTCTCAAGCTCTACCTGGGCGACAGCTTCGAAGGTGTGATCACGATCGAAATCACCGAGGGCCGGATCTCGCACTTCTATGCGATGCGCAACCCGGAGAAGCTGACCACCGCCACCATCCCGCGCGCCATCAGCCGTTAG
- a CDS encoding aminodeoxychorismate synthase component I: protein MRIDRLGHLGNAPGVLRWVADAAARLGLSPPAALIGDWFGSKAVIAPSLDAVPATEVFAVSPGASQAVGGGWFGYLSYPDGPAAPRIPVAAGGWSDSVLRQDTDDCWWYESLTGAACPEWLSGVTEAAPRPYSMDWTAPDRNRHLTAVAACLEAIAAGEVYQACVCTQFHGRITGDPLDFFVDAVARTAPARAAYVAGSWGAVASLSPELFLRRRAESVISSPIKGTLPLHKSPALLRTSVKDVAENIMIVDLVRNDLSRLAITGSVTVPELLRVRPAPGVWHLVSTVAARIPVDMPMSEVLEATFPPASVTGTPKGRARELLLDWELERRGIYCGTVGLASPSAGTELNVAIRTVEFDAHGAAVLGVGGGITADSDPAAEWEECLHKAAPTVGLGQLGVSESSAVTHAPIPENT from the coding sequence GTGCGCATCGACCGACTCGGCCACCTGGGCAACGCGCCCGGCGTACTGCGCTGGGTCGCCGACGCCGCGGCGCGCCTGGGCCTGTCACCGCCGGCCGCGCTCATCGGGGACTGGTTCGGGTCCAAGGCCGTCATCGCACCATCCCTGGATGCGGTGCCCGCCACCGAGGTGTTCGCGGTCAGCCCGGGGGCTTCGCAGGCCGTCGGCGGGGGGTGGTTCGGGTACCTGTCCTACCCCGACGGGCCTGCGGCGCCGCGCATCCCCGTGGCCGCCGGCGGCTGGTCCGACTCGGTGCTGCGCCAAGATACCGACGACTGCTGGTGGTACGAAAGCCTCACCGGGGCAGCATGTCCCGAATGGCTGTCCGGGGTCACCGAAGCGGCACCGCGGCCGTACTCGATGGACTGGACCGCGCCCGACCGCAATCGGCATCTGACCGCAGTGGCGGCCTGCCTGGAGGCGATCGCGGCCGGCGAGGTGTATCAGGCGTGTGTCTGCACCCAGTTCCATGGCCGGATCACCGGTGACCCGCTGGATTTCTTCGTCGACGCCGTCGCTCGCACCGCCCCGGCGCGGGCCGCCTACGTCGCCGGCAGCTGGGGTGCGGTGGCGTCATTGTCCCCGGAGCTGTTCCTGCGCCGCCGCGCTGAATCCGTCATCTCCAGCCCGATCAAAGGCACACTGCCCCTGCACAAGTCGCCTGCGCTGCTGCGCACGTCGGTCAAGGATGTCGCCGAGAACATCATGATCGTCGACCTGGTGCGCAACGATCTGAGTCGGCTGGCCATCACCGGATCGGTGACGGTTCCCGAACTGCTGCGGGTGCGGCCGGCACCGGGCGTGTGGCATCTGGTGTCCACGGTCGCGGCTCGGATCCCGGTCGACATGCCGATGTCCGAGGTGCTGGAGGCCACCTTCCCGCCGGCTTCGGTGACGGGCACCCCGAAGGGCCGGGCCCGCGAACTGCTCCTGGACTGGGAGCTCGAGAGGCGCGGGATCTACTGCGGCACCGTCGGTTTGGCTTCGCCCAGTGCTGGCACCGAATTGAACGTGGCCATCCGGACGGTGGAGTTCGACGCTCACGGTGCCGCGGTACTCGGTGTCGGCGGCGGGATCACCGCGGACTCTGACCCGGCCGCCGAATGGGAGGAATGCCTGCACAAGGCGGCGCCCACCGTCGGGCTCGGTCAGCTCGGCGTCAGCGAATCGAGCGCGGTGACCCATGCACCGATACCGGAGAACACGTAG
- a CDS encoding DUF5642 family protein: MFSPRALALTACAAALTACTAAEPEQGAGIAGVFEVKSTFDSQFQVTTTGPTGIDPKLLAPAAVPPGVRVEPQACAKFAAGLAIPEGAQGNMAATTAEGKGNRFIAIAVETSEPVPFNEPGPDCQKVGYGGPGVRGLVEVVETPQIEGARVVGTHRVVQTVVDGKPHSGELFNYVASFDSYLVIVTANPLVVPNTPVAPVDTQKARDLLTAAVAAVRG, encoded by the coding sequence ATGTTCTCGCCACGGGCGCTCGCCCTCACCGCCTGCGCGGCCGCGCTCACCGCCTGCACGGCAGCCGAACCCGAACAGGGCGCCGGCATCGCTGGGGTCTTCGAGGTGAAGTCGACGTTCGACTCGCAGTTCCAGGTGACCACGACCGGGCCCACCGGTATCGACCCCAAGTTGCTCGCCCCCGCGGCGGTGCCGCCCGGTGTCCGGGTGGAGCCGCAGGCCTGCGCGAAATTTGCCGCAGGCCTTGCCATTCCGGAGGGCGCCCAGGGCAACATGGCCGCCACCACCGCCGAGGGCAAGGGCAACCGCTTCATCGCCATCGCCGTGGAGACCTCGGAGCCGGTGCCGTTCAACGAGCCCGGCCCGGACTGCCAGAAGGTGGGCTACGGCGGGCCGGGCGTGCGTGGCCTGGTCGAGGTCGTCGAAACCCCGCAGATCGAGGGTGCGCGCGTCGTGGGTACCCATCGCGTGGTGCAGACGGTGGTGGACGGGAAGCCGCACAGCGGTGAGTTGTTCAACTACGTCGCAAGTTTCGACTCATACCTGGTGATCGTCACGGCCAATCCGCTGGTGGTGCCGAACACCCCCGTCGCTCCGGTGGACACCCAGAAGGCCAGGGACCTGCTCACGGCCGCGGTGGCTGCGGTGCGCGGCTAA